A region from the Gossypium hirsutum isolate 1008001.06 chromosome A08, Gossypium_hirsutum_v2.1, whole genome shotgun sequence genome encodes:
- the LOC107938388 gene encoding protein LATERAL ROOT PRIMORDIUM 1 isoform X1, producing the protein MGMVGLRDFVVVAPAASFNHHHHHHHHHHTQDPIMVNEQINGPSSAAAAATALGVGVIPLLTASPCLPPQNVEDTGKFSGMQLWQNQSSSHYLKKPASLLDNNPSMMAGDGGGMGGGSGGSGSSSGATCQDCGNQAKKDCTHRRCRTCCKSRGFDCPTHVKSTWVPAARRRERQLMSAAATTAGAGSSGSTSGAKKPRLVTSQTTTTSHTSTSNTTPPRSFDTSSSHQDVGFKETLPGQVRAPAVFKCVRVTAVEGGEDEYAYQAVVKIGGHVFKGFLYDQGVEGRDGFPNISELHLGGGGRNAGSSSSPVLDPSDVYAATGGGFLGGGLGYGFLQDVLQVTCENRDCRCGNRVWLLTIRYSVRCCKFIRILSSYASLLTNADQNKAAGMLLRETD; encoded by the exons ATGGGGATGGTTGGTCTACGGGACTTTGTCGTCGTTGCTCCTGCTGCTTCTTTtaaccatcatcatcatcatcaccatcatcatcatacTCAAGATCCCATCATGGTGAATGAACAAATCAACGGTCCGAGTTCCGCCGCCGCCGCTGCCACCGCACTAGGTGTCGGTGTTATCCCACTCCTAACAGCGTCTCCTTGTTTACCTCCACAAAATGTGGAAGACACTGGTAAGTTCAGTGGGATGCAACTATGGCAGAACCAAAGTTCTTCGCATTATCTTAAAAAACCAGCTTCCCTCCTTGATAATAATCCCTCCATGATGGCTGGTGACGGCGGTGGAATGGGTGGAGGTAGCGGTGGTTCTGGTTCTAGTTCAGGGGCAACATGTCAAGATTGTGGGAATCAAGCTAAAAAAGATTGCACCCATAGAAGGTGTAGAACATGTTGTAAAAGTCGAGGCTTTGATTGCCCTACTCACGTTAAAAGTACATGGGTACCCGCTGCTCGGAGAAGAGAACGTCAGCTCATGTCGGCCGCCGCTACAACCGCTGGAGCTGGCTCATCGGGGTCTACTTCCGGTGCTAAAAAACCAAGGCTTGTAACCTCACAAACCACCACCACTTCACATACATCAACTTCAAATACTACCCCTCCTCGAAGCTTTGATACAAGCTCGAGCCACCAAG ATGTTGGTTTTAAAGAGACATTGCCAGGGCAAGTCCGTGCGCCTGCGGTGTTCAAATGCGTACGAGTAACGGCAGTGGAGGGCGGTGAAGACGAGTACGCATATCAAGCCGTCGTTAAGATCGGTGGACATGTGTTCAAAGGGTTTCTTTATGATCAAGGAGTTGAAGGAAGAGATGGATTTCCAAATATATCTGAATTGCATTTAGGTGGTGGTGGAAGAAATGCTGGGTCTTCTTCATCACCTGTTCTCGATCCTTCAGACGTTTATGCCGCTACTGGTGGTGGATTTCTCGGTGGTGGTTTGGGTTATG GTTTTCTTCAAGATGTTTTGCAGGTCACTTGTGAAAATCGGGACTGTCGATGTGGGAATCGCGTTTGGCTTCTAACGATAAGGTATTCTGTAAGATGCTGCAAATTTATCCGTATTCTATCATCTTATGCATCATTGTTGACTAATGCGGATCAAAATAAAGCTGCAGGCATGCTTCTAAGG GAAACTGATTAA
- the LOC107938388 gene encoding protein LATERAL ROOT PRIMORDIUM 1 isoform X2: MGMVGLRDFVVVAPAASFNHHHHHHHHHHTQDPIMVNEQINGPSSAAAAATALGVGVIPLLTASPCLPPQNVEDTGKFSGMQLWQNQSSSHYLKKPASLLDNNPSMMAGDGGGMGGGSGGSGSSSGATCQDCGNQAKKDCTHRRCRTCCKSRGFDCPTHVKSTWVPAARRRERQLMSAAATTAGAGSSGSTSGAKKPRLVTSQTTTTSHTSTSNTTPPRSFDTSSSHQDVGFKETLPGQVRAPAVFKCVRVTAVEGGEDEYAYQAVVKIGGHVFKGFLYDQGVEGRDGFPNISELHLGGGGRNAGSSSSPVLDPSDVYAATGGGFLGGGLGYGFLQDVLQVTCENRDCRCGNRVWLLTIRKLINGMFDPFLPLKVALHCRFSGFAL; encoded by the exons ATGGGGATGGTTGGTCTACGGGACTTTGTCGTCGTTGCTCCTGCTGCTTCTTTtaaccatcatcatcatcatcaccatcatcatcatacTCAAGATCCCATCATGGTGAATGAACAAATCAACGGTCCGAGTTCCGCCGCCGCCGCTGCCACCGCACTAGGTGTCGGTGTTATCCCACTCCTAACAGCGTCTCCTTGTTTACCTCCACAAAATGTGGAAGACACTGGTAAGTTCAGTGGGATGCAACTATGGCAGAACCAAAGTTCTTCGCATTATCTTAAAAAACCAGCTTCCCTCCTTGATAATAATCCCTCCATGATGGCTGGTGACGGCGGTGGAATGGGTGGAGGTAGCGGTGGTTCTGGTTCTAGTTCAGGGGCAACATGTCAAGATTGTGGGAATCAAGCTAAAAAAGATTGCACCCATAGAAGGTGTAGAACATGTTGTAAAAGTCGAGGCTTTGATTGCCCTACTCACGTTAAAAGTACATGGGTACCCGCTGCTCGGAGAAGAGAACGTCAGCTCATGTCGGCCGCCGCTACAACCGCTGGAGCTGGCTCATCGGGGTCTACTTCCGGTGCTAAAAAACCAAGGCTTGTAACCTCACAAACCACCACCACTTCACATACATCAACTTCAAATACTACCCCTCCTCGAAGCTTTGATACAAGCTCGAGCCACCAAG ATGTTGGTTTTAAAGAGACATTGCCAGGGCAAGTCCGTGCGCCTGCGGTGTTCAAATGCGTACGAGTAACGGCAGTGGAGGGCGGTGAAGACGAGTACGCATATCAAGCCGTCGTTAAGATCGGTGGACATGTGTTCAAAGGGTTTCTTTATGATCAAGGAGTTGAAGGAAGAGATGGATTTCCAAATATATCTGAATTGCATTTAGGTGGTGGTGGAAGAAATGCTGGGTCTTCTTCATCACCTGTTCTCGATCCTTCAGACGTTTATGCCGCTACTGGTGGTGGATTTCTCGGTGGTGGTTTGGGTTATG GTTTTCTTCAAGATGTTTTGCAGGTCACTTGTGAAAATCGGGACTGTCGATGTGGGAATCGCGTTTGGCTTCTAACGATAAG GAAACTGATTAATGGCATGTTTGATCCGTTCTTACCGCTCAAAGTTGCATTGCATTGTCGATTTTCCGGCTTTGCCTTGTAG